A genomic segment from Glycine soja cultivar W05 chromosome 20, ASM419377v2, whole genome shotgun sequence encodes:
- the LOC114402327 gene encoding uncharacterized protein LOC114402327 produces the protein MATLMGKAPRILYTTQHLVNNSVTLPTNFAAMATHSAATERTYKESFDSAANKRYADHIIPHILHLYGSSATSRDFEIYAANASFEDPLMCAHGVKQIKSAFYTLPKVFKKSKIVEYSIKENMVSPGKGEILIDNKQYYKFLGKDINMVSLIKLYIEEGKVVRHEDWWDKKPISNRETAKLPLLGRIAEMTRRGSMLATHVLMRFGKDPNV, from the exons ATGGCCACGTTGATGGGTAAAGCGCCACGAATTCTATACACCACccaacacttggtgaacaattcTGTTACGCTTCCGACAAACTTTGCTGCAATGGCTACTCACTCTGCTG CGACGGAGAGGACTTACAAAGAATCATTCGATTCCGCTGCAAACAAGCGCTACGCTGATCACATAATTCCTCATATTCTGCATCt gtATGGATCATCTGCAACCTCTCGCGACTTTGAAATCTATGCCGCAAATGCTTCATTTGAGGATCCACTTATGTGTGCCCACGG GGTGAAACAGATCAAATCAGCATTCTATACTCTTCCCAAG GTATTTAAGAAGTCAAAGATAGTGGAATACAGTATCAAAGAAAATATGGTTTCACCAGGAAAAGGAGAG ATATTAATTGACAATAAGCAATACTACAAATTCTTGGGGAAGGATATAAATATGGTATCACTAATCAAGTTGTATATTGAGGAGGGTAAAGTTGTTCGCCATGAGGACTG GTGGGACAAAAAACCAATTTCAAATAGAGAAACGGCGAAGCTGCCACTGCTTGGTCGAATAGCAGAAATGACTCGCAGGGGATCAATGCTGGCAACACATGTGCTTATGAGATTTGGGAAGGACCCAAATGTGTGA
- the LOC114401725 gene encoding protein SMAX1-LIKE 3-like, with protein sequence MRGGICSIQLQALTPEAATVVKQAVNLATRRGHAQVTPLHVASAMLATSTGLLRKACLQCHSHPLQCKALELCFNVALNRLPASTSSPLLAPQYSTPSLSNALVAAFKRAQAHQRRGSIENQQQHILALKIEVEQLVISILDDPSVSRVMREAGFSSTLVKTRVEQAVSMEVCSQKAQAKENITKPHHQVVLGGRNNVSPSGPFGQVGGSFMKPNLDHVNNDDVTSVLSELAKRRNTVIVGESVTNAEGVVRGVIERFEVGNVPGDLRYVQFVSLPLMCFRNISKEEVEQKLMEVRNLVKSYVGGGVVLYLGDLKWLFEFWANFREQKTNYCSVEHMVMELKKLVCGSGESSRLWLMGISTFKTYMKCKICHPSLETIWELHPFTIPVGSLSLSLNLDSDFQAQERNKVFFKDVAFEDRAGVRNHLTCCRDCTINFEKEAQSITSSISKKACTTSSLPTWLQNCKEERSDIMEDQENARLKDLCKKWNSLCNSIHRHPSINEKQVFFVSSSPSSPTSVSSHERKSNFHHSHLNWPIISESEKSPKECELYTETGDDGYDSNFIMFMPDSDVPKPDLLSNPNSSPNSASSSEAVDGLESTQMFKEPNAENHKILCDALEKKVPQHKEVIPEIASTVLHCRSGMRKRDQNHSMKREDNQETWMFFLGVNSQAKESISRELAKVVFGSYSNFVTIGMSSFSSPEDDDDSTDEKSKRKRPREELKSSYAQRFGEAVNENPHRVFFLEDLDQVDYFSQKGVEQAIQSGSITLPGGESVPLMDAIVIFSCESFFSSPKLRKSPCAENKGKETVEDESSSLSLDLNIAIEDESGGVAFGGDNGILELVDKQINFNIQES encoded by the exons ATGAGAGGAGGTATTTGTAGCATACAGCTTCAGGCTCTTACACCTGAAGCTGCAACTGTTGTTAAGCAAGCTGTTAATCTTGCAACAAGAAGAGGCCATGCACAAGTGACACCTCTTCATGTTGCAAGTGCCATGCTTGCAACTTCCACAGGCCTTCTCCGCAAGGCTTGTCTTCAGTGTCACTCTCACCCCCTCCAGTGCAAGGCTCTTGAGCTTTGTTTCAACGTTGCACTCAACCGTCTACCAGCTTCCACTTCAAGCCCTCTTCTGGCACCTCAATATTCCACCCCTTCACTCTCCAATGCCTTGGTTGCAGCCTTCAAACGTGCTCAGGCTCACCAACGCCGTGGTTCTATTGAGAACCAGCAGCAGCATATTCTGGCCTTGAAGATTGAGGTGGAGCAGCTCGTGATTTCAATTCTTGATGATCCTAGTGTTAGCAGGGTCATGAGAGAAGCTGGTTTCTCTAGCACCCTTGTGAAAACAAGGGTCGAACAAGCTGTTTCAATGGAAGTTTGTTCACAAAAGGctcaagcaaaagaaaatatcactAAGCCTCATCATCAAGTTGTTCTTGGTGGTAGAAATAATGTGTCTCCATCTGGACCTTTTGGTCAAGTTGGTGGCTCCTTCATGAAGCCTAATTTGGACCATGTTAACAATGATGATGTGACTAGTGTGTTGAGTGAGTTGGCAAAGAGAAGAAACACAGTTATTGTAGGGGAGAGTGTGACCAATGCTGAGGGTGTAGTTAGGGGAGTGATAGAGAGGTTTGAGGTTGGGAATGTTCCTGGAGACTTGAGGTATGTGCAATTTGTGAGCCTTCCTCTCAtgtgcttcagaaacattagcAAGGAGGAGGTTGAACAGAAGCTTATGGAGGTTAGAAACCTTGTGAAGAGCTATGTGGGAGGAGGGGTTGTTCTTTACTTGGGTGATCTAAAATGGCTGTTTGAGTTCTGGGCTAATTTTCGTGAGCAAAAAACAAACTACTGTTCTGTAGAGCACATGGTCATGGAGCTTAAAAAATTGGTATGTGGTAGTGGGGAGTCTAGTAGATTGTGGCTTATGGGGATTTCAACTTTTAAGACATACATGAAGTGTAAAATATGTCACCCATCCCTAGAAACCATTTGGGAGCTTCATCCCTTCACAATTCCTGTTGGCAGCCTCAGCCTAAGTTTAAATCTTGAcag TGATTTTCAAGCTCAAGAGAGAAACAAGGTATTTTTCAAGGATGTGGCTTTTGAAGATAGAGCAGGAGTCAGAAACCATCTAACTTGCTGCAGGGATTGcacaataaattttgaaaaagaagcTCAGAGCATAACTAGCTCTATAAGTAAGAAAGCTTGCACTACTAGTAGCTTGCCAACGTGGCTCCAAAATTGTAAGGAAGAGAGAAGTGACATAATGGAAGATCAG GAAAATGCAAGGCTTAAGGATCTGTGCAAGAAATGGAACTCATTATGCAACTCAATACACAGACACCCTTCCATTAATGAGAAACAAGTTTTCTTTGTTTCATCATCTCCTTCATCTCCCACTTCTGTTTCCTCACATGAAAGAAAGTCCAACTTTCACCACAGCCACCTAAATTGGCCAATCATTTCTGAATCAGAAAAGTCACCAAAAGAATGTGAGTTATACACTGAAACTGGTGATGATGGCTATGATAGCAACTTTATAATGTTCATGCCAGATAGTGATGTCCCTAAACCAGATCTTCTGTCAAATCCCAACTCTAGCCCCAACTCAGCTTCTTCAAGCGAAGCAGTGGATGGTTTGGAAAGCACTCAAATGTTCAAAGAACCTAATGCTGAGAATCATAAGATTCTGTGTGATGCCTTGGAGAAAAAGGTTCCACAGCATAAAGAAGTTATTCCAGAGATTGCAAGTACCGTCCTTCATTGTAGATCAGGAATGAGAAAGAGAGATCAGAACCACTCGATGAAGAGAGAAGACAATCAAGAAACATGGATGTTCTTTCTTGGTGTGAATTCTCAAGCCAAAGAGAGCATCTCAAGAGAGCTAGCTAAAGTTGTTTTTGGCTCTTATAGCAACTTTGTCACAATTGGCATGAGTAGTTTCTCTTCCccagaagatgatgatgattccaCTGATGAAAAATCCAAAAGGAAGAGGCCAAGAGAAGAGTTGAAAAGCAGTTATGCTCAAAGATTCGGGGAAGCAGTGAATGAGAACCCTCACAGGGTGTTCTTCTTAGAAGACTTGGATCAAGTTGATTACTTTTCTCAAAAGGGTGTAGAGCAAGCAATTCAAAGTGGAAGCATAACACTTCCTGGTGGTGAATCTGTTCCTCTCATGGATGCCATTGTCATTTTCAGTTGCGAAAGCTTCTTCTCTTCACCAAAGCTGAGAAAATCACCATGTGCTGAAAACAAAGGGAAAGAGACTGTGGAAGATGAAAGTTCTAGCCTCTCTTTGGATCTGAACATAGCCATTGAAGATGAAAGTGGAGGTGTGGCATTCGGTGGAGACAATGGTATCCTAGAGTTAgttgataaacaaattaatttcaacataCAAGAATCGTGA